The sequence below is a genomic window from Setaria italica strain Yugu1 chromosome IV, Setaria_italica_v2.0, whole genome shotgun sequence.
TGTACTGAAGCTAGATCAAAAACAAATAAACATTTGACCAACCCGATGCAAAGATGCTTTGCTTTGTTTAAAAGTTTGAATAAAGAATCCCACCGCTTGTGCAAACGGAAAAGAAAACACCAAAGATCCATATAAACAGACAAATGCTAGTATATGCTTAAGCACCCATAAATCGGCACACTATATGATACCAGACCAATCCCAATAAGCCGGCAAAAGATCTATGTATTCTCTCCCGAATGAAAAGGGTGAAAAGAAAATCCAAAAGACACCATTTGTTTTTGCCCCTATCCCAGCAAGCACGCATCCATTTCAGCGAGATTCCTGATATGATAGAAGGAGACGAGCATAATATGCTAGTAAGAGCAGAACAGAGCAGAGCAGAAGAAGCGAGGGTGAGCTCACGGgacgggtggtggtggtggtagaaGGGCGAcgtggcggcggggccggcgaaggagaaggcggcggcggcggagtgggggCTAGGgcggacggggaggaggagatcgGGCGGGACGGGGACGCCGGCCATGAGGTACTTGTATATGAGCGCCTGCTGCTCCAGCTCCGCCCACTGCGCGGCGGTGAAGACCGCCGCCCcacgctgcggcggcgggtacCCTCCACCACCCACTGCCCATCCCCATCCcccatcccccgccgccgcccccgccgagGACGCCGAGCTCAGCATCGATGGCCTGGCCCCCACCGCTTCGCTCCACCCCCAGTCCCCCACCTCAccctttccttcctcctttAGGCCGACCAGCACCAAGAACGAACGTACAGACAAGAGGCGTGGGAAAcggacggcggaggaggaggcgggagggGAGGTCAGGTGGGGGTTGGAGGGTTCTTGGTGGCGGCCATTAATGGAGGAGGGGGAAGATGGGAGGAgtcggtggaggtggtgggggATCTGCAGATAGGAGGGAGTCGCCGCTTTGGTCTCGCTTGGATTTGCTTTGCTTGCGATTGCGATGCGATGGTGTTCACCCGCTCCGCTGTCTGCCGCTCTGTCTTGTACTGCCCTGGGGGCTGCCCTGCCCCCCTCCTGCCCTTCCAGGGGCACACTCGGGttttcacctctctctctctctcttttttttttacttcctcCCTCGTTTTCACTGTATGCATACAAAGCTGCTCGCTTTTCTGCAATTGTTACATGTTGGGGTTTGATGGTTGCTTGATTGCCCTTTTGCAAGGAGGTATGAGTATTCGTAGAGGTCGGGATGGTTAACCGCAAAATCCTTGTATAATTTGTACGAGTAGTGTGTGATTGTTATGGTGATGGCGAGCGTGACGTCGGTTGGAAGgtgagaagaaaagaagaaggataAGAAGGATTAAGATTTAGATCGCAGAAGAAATGGGATCCAATAAGAAGTTGTTGTTGAGCTTAAAGAATGGCTTGAAGGCAGGCCAAACCAATAGGGTGCTGAGGCACCACCGGTCGTAGTCCCAGTAGGCTGGTGGTGGGAAGGGATTGGGCAAAGACGGAGGATACCGAAAAGGTTAGGAACGACGGAGTGGAGGAGGGGATAACAGGAGGTGGTTTGAGCTGTGTGTCTAGGCTTGAATTGTTGGACGTTGGTTGCCAACGTGACGTCTTGTCACTAGAAGGATTGAATGGTAAGGactaaggaaggaagaagaaatgaaACAAAAGGAAGAATGAAATGGAAAAGAGGAGGTGAAGTATCCGCGTCCTTCGCTAGAAGTAGGTCACGGCGCAAACCACGAGTGGCACTCAATCAACCTATTCATTATTAATATGCTACCATGTATATGTATAACTTATTTTAATTGGGTTGATTTCTGGTGAGCATAGTATAAAAGTTGTAGGtgtatggaaaaaaaaagagaaaaagatctTATGTCTCTCGAGAGTATGCTTAACATTTTTTTTAGGTTTTGCGAGTCGTCAATTCCTAATGCGTGGAAACTAACAGTTCGCTTAGTTGTGTTATTATATCGCTTCACGTTCTTGTCTAGTTGCTTAGAGCAACCCTAGTGTATCTATTTTCGCCACCTTCCAAAGTACTTACGAACTCATCAAGTCATGGTTAGGGGGAAAAAAGTGCCATAGCTTTTTCAAGCACTGAAGTCAGCACGTCTAGAACGTGCACGGGCACAGAGCGTGTGCGCACCAGAAACGTCTGGTGTGCTTCCCAAACCGTCAGCAGGAGAGATATCACCAACACCAACCGGCGGCACCACCAAACATCCATCACCCATGGCAACCAAGAGCCATCACAACCACAGAGTCACGAGGCACAGCCGCACAGGCAAAGCCAAGCCAGGCGAGAGGCCCCAACAAAAGTTTGTACACTAGAGAGCAAGAGCCCCAGTGACCAGTGTACGTCCGTGCACAGTATGCGTAGCGCAGGAAAAAGCATACCCCGTACACACAGCAACTGTTATAGTGTCGTGTACAGACGTAGAATAAAGGCCAAATGTACTGCCGCGTCAACAACAAAAACCTCAGAGCCATGCCCCTAAATCCCACGCTTTTACTTGTCGCCCGTACACGGTTGAGTGGGCGCTGCGCTACAGCGGCCCAAGATTTCACTGACCCCAGTAAATCTTTGTACTGCCGCGTGAACAAAGGAGGATAGAATTATGGAATGGATGAAGGTGAGGGCTGGAGAAAGGAGACGCAGAGCATTCAAGATCCTGAATCCGGTACGCCCGCTATTACCAGCACAGCACTGCCTTTGTCACAATTTTAATATCTGACTGACTGATCCTAGCTAAAAAAGATGACTGAATACCTGTGGTTTGGATGAACCTACCAGATCCTAGAAAGAAAttgctctccctctctctctagagtCTATTCtggtttctctctcctctcactaTGTTAGAAAGATTGATATGGCAGTCTGCAGGCAGGGTtgcccctcccttccctctctctaCTAGAAAACCTAGATAGGGCAGGGGGTGGTGTGCCtaggatgatgaggaggagataAAGAAAAAAACTGAAAGCATGCAGCATAGTTGCTGCCCCAAGTTGCAGCAACAGCTGAGGCAGGCAGAGGCACTATAAATGGGGGGCAAAAGGACAAGCCGAGGCTGGAGTGAATTTACCTCTTACAAAATGTGGGCGTGGGGGGGCACACTGAGATCTTACATCACCAGCTGCACGTACAtcatccctttcctcgccgcaTGCATACCAGCAGCATATGCATCCatggcttggcttggcttgcTTTGGGACCATCTGGTCAAAGCCAGGCAATGCcatgggagaggagagagaccAAGAgcccagcaccaccagcaaCTGATTGACCTTCTTCAGCTCCAAACAAACCCTTGTGGCCAGCAACAATCATCAGATAAACTTGCAGGTTGATTCCAGCAATAATCAGCAGATGAACTTGTGTCATGGATTGACTGACAGCATCAGGACTCTGGCTGCCTCACACCTGTGAAAAGAAAATCCCAATGCAATTTCCAGCTGCATGCTGTAGACACCATTGTTGCATTTTTTAACAAGGAAACAGGGTTTGTCAGGTGCATGTTAGCGGGTCAAGGAACACGAAGACAATGCAGTATGAAAACAAAAGGACGGAAAAACTGTCGTGAAAATGTTAGTACAATGGCATGCCACTTCAAAGCTAAAGCTCAGAATGGAGggcaaaaaaagaaatgaagaacATCAATCATGCAGGAAATTGAACAACATTGAACAGGAACTGAAGCTACTTTTCGATTTAAGAGAACCGGATGATACAACTCACTCTATACAGAGGCGTACACAAACCTAACCTGGTTGCTCCTAGACAATCAGGAAGGCCAAAATGTGTCAACACAACTCTTCACTTTTTTTCTCCCAAAAAAATGAGGCATGTATGAATATGACATCTCTACATCTGCAGCGCTGCAAAAAAATTTGTAGCAAAGACCGAAGACAGTTGCTGGCCCAGCCATTATGAATATGGGCAGAAGAACCATCTTCAGATCAGTAAGTCGTATCGCACTATTCAAACGAACTGCGGCGTTCCCGATATGCAGGCACTGTGTAATCCTCACTCACATAATAAGAGTAGATGAGCGTGGCGTTGGCTTGGTTGCCGTCCGTCAACCATTAAAAAAGAGATAGCTATGCATGTCAGAAAATGATCTTCTTCAAAATCAGAAGGACGATCATGATGAAGATCAGAATGACAAGGACAGTGGCACACATCACCATGCCCCCTTTCTTCTGCGTCCTCTCAGCCTGCAGAACAGACGGACCAAGATATTAGACTGCAAGCTTCAGATACTGATGCTGCCaactatttttctttatttcaagAAATACTATGATCATAAGGTTCTGCAAGTGAAGCACAGATGACCACCATGGAACCTCTAAAATAATGCATATAACTATTATGAAtgcagagagagaaagagagatcaTAAAGGCACGGGACAGTGCCTGCGATGAGCAGTAAACTGAAGGGCTGGTTACAAATTTACTGCCCCTGTTCACAGTAAACGTGTCCTCTTTTACAGTGAGAGAAATAAAGCACAAGGTGCTGTTTTTTAATCAAAATTCATAAGTTTCAGTTATGTTAACACTGCAAAAATATTTGTTAtgatgaatctagaaaaacaaTCAGGGTATTTATAGATAATATTGGCCAAAAAAATAAGTTGAATATTTGAATACAAGCTTCCCATGATGACCAATTTTTACGGCTACCCAAAGACGTAtaacaaaaaaaagtaaatttCCAAACACCTATCATGCTACTCCATAAGCATCATATGTTAATACAATCATTGTGCAGCTTGAAGTCCTGGAATATGTGATGTAGCATTAGGTAGTTCATCTTTACAAAGGGTCAATTATACAGATCTTTTTTTCGAAAACATAATTCTACAGAAATCTACAGAGGGAAAATAACACTTCTACTAGTGAGAGTAAAGGTGGTTTGAGGATGAGACCTTTTGCAATTGTTTGTAGCCCTCCTCAACAGAAGCTGCAACATTCTGTATGTTGTAGTCTATCCGGTCAATGATAGTTCCCTGTTCAAGGAAGAAATCAAGAGTCTGGCCCCAGCTAGTAATCAACACCAATCATTGACAATGAATCAGGATTTCATATACCTGATCAATCACAAGAACTGAAAGATCCTTCATGATCTGTGCAAGCTCGTTGACTGATTCGACAACCTTCAGACAACAAGCAGACAATAGCAAACAGACTTCAGGAACATGTGCTGTCAAAAGGAGAATATATATAGTATATAATTGATTAGTGGAACAATAGAAGAAATAGAAAACTCACCTGTTCGatttctctttccctttctctgGTGAATGCTTCGCTTTTCTTAAGTTTTGACATCTGAACCTCAGTGAAACCCTGGTAATAAAACCCTAGTATGAATTACATCAACAACTAATGTAAAGAACTGCTTGACTTCTCATCATCTATTAGTCTGAATCCCAACAAGTATTTTTAGCATATCAAACTCCAATCCAGCCCAATCTACTATGCATGAATAATAAAACAtcccaaaaaagaaagaaaaaataactgataaaaataaaaggatagATTATGCCAAGAAATTTCCTAAAGTGTCTTTCTTTCAAGTGATCCGAAAGCAGAGTTTTAGTTATACGAAGCAACCATCTTGCTGGACTACATTCTGGAAGAATTAATGCAGGGGCATGGTGTTATGTTTCATTGGACTAGTGCAGTTTGCCAGAAGCAACTGAGATACATATATCATATGCTACATATATATTATTAGTCAAGCCCATCTCTTGCAGTAGACCTCAAATATGATACCACAACTTCTAAACTTTAaatgcaaaagtaacatgtttttcCTTGTATACACATCTAGTTGGAGAGTCAAATGAGTTGAAGTGGAGTTAAAACATGAAGAAACGAATTCAGTTGAAATTTCTTATTTCTGAACAGGGAAAGCAGCTGCACCTACTACAGTTGAAATGAAACCTAATCAACCATACCCCTCTTAATCAGTCCAGAAGTTCTGAAGTAAATGGATAGTGGATATTCTAGGACCTGCATGTCAAACATGGTCCTAGCTCGGTGCTTACCTATTTACTAGGATATTCAGCCATTGCAATTCCCTTTTATGTTATCCAAAGCATATAGGTTTGCAGCACAAAAATAAGTTCTCCAGACAGGTATCCAGATACACTCAGTGCCAAAAAAAAGGCTTCAGGAAAGCAGCATAGAGAGCTATCAATTTGGCCATTTGTAGCTCCAATAAATTGATATCAGCAACTCAGCATCCAGAGACAGCCTTAAAAGCAAGCTCCAATGCGATAGAATATGCCAACTATGCAACCCTCTAATTGAGTTCTCTCCATAAGAAAGAATCCTAACGCATACCCTCACCCAGTTTAAACAGAGATTCTTGACTAGATCTGATCTATGAACCTGTATGACTAACCCAAATAAACAAATCACCATTGCACATTAGGCATAACTATGTCATTgttcttttctccttttatcACCACCTTCAGTTTATTTATGGATATAAAATGAAGCATATCAATTATCGGAAAATCTTTATTTCACTATTACAGAAGTCACAAGAAGTCGCAGAGAGTGAGCAATGATAAATAAAGAATGAAAGAATTAATCCGAATGTATTAGATTCTACTTAAGTTGCTATAGGTATTCCTCATGTTAATATTTAATATGCAGTTATGAACAGAATTACCAAAATCAAGCGTGTAGCAtgtaaaaataaaacataccACATCCTCAAACTCATCATCTTCAAATGTAGACTTCGTCCCATTTATACTCATTTCCAAGTCAACACCATCCTGACCCTGTACCATTCATCAACGAAGCATCTTAATCAGGATTCCCTAAGCAGCATATTAGCTCATAATGAATCTGACCACAACAGGAGGGAACCTCTTTTTGTTGGCGAAGCTGCTTTAGATAAGATGACTGCTTTTTACGGAACTCCATTGAGAGGTTTTGCAGGTCTGTAGCAAGAGAGCGCTGCACATGACAGTCAAAAGGTATTTTGTCcatcaaacaaaataacaacAGATTTTCACACTTTAACTTGCAATAACTGCCAACGATAAATAAGGTTCTGTCATCACCTGGACATTCTTTCGGACGTTTGAATCCTCCGATGAATCTTTCATGGACAGCTTCTGCAGCCTCTTCTCTGACCTCTTCAGCAAGTCAGTTATCTCATGTGTGAGAACCTCGATTGCTCGCTGGTCGTCTCTGCCATCGCCAAATGATGGCATCAAGGCTTTAGCGTGTGCCTTAGCCAACTCTCCCATTTTCATCTTTGCCCGCTGCATGTTTGCAGATATCTCTTCGGAAACATCCACCCAGGCTGGGGGCAACCCGACCGTCACAGCACCTCTACTGCAACACAGACACCAAATGTCAGTGCCACATAATTCATCTCATCACCAGTGATGCATCAACCCCAAGTAGCTAAGCTTTGCAACCCACCATTCCAGCTAACTTCCTAAGCCACTGATCAACATGCTATAAGTCTTCCATTTGCTCGATCTAGTGATGCAAATCCCCATTTCCCAGTAAAGCAAATCGCCCCTATGCTACACAGGTCGTTTGCCTCGTAATTAGCTAATATGGAAAAGCTTGACTAGATCAGAGAAGCTAATGGGCGAGTCTAGTGATCTGCAGTCCAACCAATTCCCTTGAATCACCGGCCAATTAGCCTACTCCAGTTGTTGGCAAGGTCACCTGGCACTCGATCTAGCTGAGCAATCAGAGACCAGACGAGATGCGAGAGGGTGTTGGGGGATTGTGGCACCTGGAACCGGAGGGGTCGTCGGTGCTGAGGGGCGCGTAGGGGCGGTCGGAGCGCAGCAGCGAGGCCATCTCGATcaccggcccgccgccgcctcctcccccgcccccgccggacgacgacggcgccccGACCGGCGAGCGGACGTGGCGCAGCGCGTCGCGGTACTTGCGGTAGAGCGGCGTCCGGTTCCGCGTCGCcatggcggcgggcgcgaggccgaggccgaggccgagctggagctCGGGCGCGTGAGATCTCGACGGCGAAGGCGGAGGTGGGAGGAGGAATTGGAGTTGGTGCGGGACGCGAGAGACGAGACGCCGTTGGGGGGAGTTGGGACTTCACCaccaaggaaggagaggacgcgAGTCGGGCCGGGCCTTTGGGCCCTATTGACTGGGCCAAGATGGGCTATCATGGAATGTTCCTTGTGATCTCATCAAAGAAAAGCTTATTCCACTGTGTGTGTGACAGAGAGAAGGGTTCTGATTTCATAAATGTTAGTAcatctcaaaaaaaatattccaAACTGTTTGATTTTAGTGTTGAGCTTCTTTCTGTCCAAATTGGCAACATTTTCAGTTTGCCGTGTCTCTTGGCTCTTCAATTGCTCTACCTTTGCATGGTAAGTGCATCTGTATACACTGATGCCTTGGTACTTACAACGCAAAGTTTGGGCAGCACAAAGTGTCAACATATCACAACAGTAAAGAAGATAAAACTGAATTTCTTTCAAGTTTTCACCGATCCCTGAAGTACAACCAATACACACAATTCTCTTCTATATTAATAGAAAATGGCGCAGTCTGTGatcgttcgttcaaaaaaaaatacacacaATAACTTATATCACTCATATTATATATGATCATCTTTATTACTCGTACGAGGATCACCTAATATATGCAATTCACTCATCTGAAGATCACCTTATGCAACTCATTCATCTGATGATCAATCCTAAAGCAGTGCCTCTCGATCGAGAGGAAGGTGCGCAGAATTCTCGCACATGACAGGAAAATTCGATCTCATACGAGGTTCCTACTCAATAGCAGCTCCAGAAATGAAAGCACCAGGGACAGGGAGGCAGAACTAGAACGCGAAGGGAGCAAGAAGAAGACACCGTTGCGATTGAATCATGTCAGTACAAGGTGA
It includes:
- the LOC101765800 gene encoding syntaxin-43, with protein sequence MATRNRTPLYRKYRDALRHVRSPVGAPSSSGGGGGGGGGGPVIEMASLLRSDRPYAPLSTDDPSGSSRGAVTVGLPPAWVDVSEEISANMQRAKMKMGELAKAHAKALMPSFGDGRDDQRAIEVLTHEITDLLKRSEKRLQKLSMKDSSEDSNVRKNVQRSLATDLQNLSMEFRKKQSSYLKQLRQQKEGQDGVDLEMSINGTKSTFEDDEFEDVGFTEVQMSKLKKSEAFTREREREIEQVVESVNELAQIMKDLSVLVIDQGTIIDRIDYNIQNVAASVEEGYKQLQKAERTQKKGGMVMCATVLVILIFIMIVLLILKKIIF